In Bombus pascuorum chromosome 13, iyBomPasc1.1, whole genome shotgun sequence, a single genomic region encodes these proteins:
- the LOC132913175 gene encoding protein enabled isoform X2 — MRRYSYSRRPQQILPEEYRSCEVSISSARASVMVYDDVNKKWVPSGSSSGLSKVQLYHHQVNNTFRVVGRKLQDHEIVINCAILKGLKYNQATVTFHQWRDNKQVYGLNFSSKDDADAFARAMLQALDVLSNGSNISRSLAPASATQQQSVFQQQQPTNAQYDEDMGYRTMTREDVAIIQERRMSQQSQATNSPNAISPSCPLASQQQQQPTSQQQQQQQQQQQQQQTPQQSVQQQPQPPAPPQPPQQQQQQQHQAQQQQQQPMQQQSQSGHHRTSSAPPAPQPQQQTVMQSMQVTGGMGTAAGQMSSGGAPPIPPPQPPMAAAAPPCPPTMINFNAPVPPPPMMMNQYAQSPSSQSNLPNQSQAQSIYGTTQGNQYGGAPNSNQYATVAVVGQSPCQYPSGNQNNFYNNNGQISNAYPSGQPGQASQYGGGGSSSGTGGTGGNQYGSSNSISQYASSGTATTGQYGVGVAVNVGQPNQSQYGVVSQAQAQYGNNQLQAVSAATNPYGTPSNSVNQYSSTGTGAGGSAGNCGSNAGSGSTGPGSGHHVPPVNPNIYAPIVSAGPQPPPMMPLAGPAPPPPPPPPAPKVNATNLNPLSASGSTGSVSSVATSEPSPDTNSLAAAIQATRLKKKQQASQQPVENSGSSTSSSGSAGNSGNYGTLGRGGGGGMASMMDEMAKTLARRRAAVEKKQPEQPQEPESSPDKKSWDKNSLSNNKFSNGAESPKSVRKRFGSASEDTLLKVNGVNDGAVLTVQEMEAFKAEIIKEVRKEFQKMKQEIVDAVRAELSRR, encoded by the exons ATGAGGCGATACTCGTATTCTCGTCGACCGCAGCAAATCCTTCCGGAAGAATATCGATCGTG CGAAGTGAGCATATCGTCCGCTCGTGCGTcggtaatggtatatgacgacgttaataaaaaatgggTACCGAGTGGCAGTTCTTCAGGACTCTCCAAAGTTCAGTTGTATCATCACCAAGTGAACAATACGTTTCGCGTGGTGGGAAGAAAGTTGCAGGATCACGAGATCGTCATCAACTGCGCGATCCTCAAGGGACTGAAGTACAATCAGGCGACAGTCACGTTTCACCAATGGCGAGATAACAAGCAAGTATACGGTCTGAATTTCTCCAGTAAGGACGACGCCGACGCATTTGCCAGAGCGATGCTGCAAGCGCTCGAT GTGTTGAGCAATGGAAGCAACATATCGAGAAGTCTTGCCCCCGCCTCAGCTACTCAACAGCAATCCGTCTTTCAACAACAGCAACCGACTAATGCTCAATATGACGAAGACATGGGATACAG AACTATGACCAGGGAAGATGTGGCGATCATTCAGGAACGCAGAATGTCTCAGCAAAGCCAAG CAACAAATAGTCCGAACGCGATTTCCCCGAGTTGCCCGCTCGCAtcgcaacaacaacaacaacctACTtcgcaacagcagcagcagcagcaacaacaacaacaacaacagcaaacACCTCAACAATCTGTGCAACAACAACCGCAGCCACCAGCGCCGCCACAACCACCccaacagcaacaacagcagcagcatcAAGcgcaacagcagcaacagcagccaATGCAACAGCAATCGCAATCCGGTCATCACAGAACATCGTCGGCACCGCCAGCTCCTCAACCTCAACAGCAAACTGTTATGCAATCGATGCAAGTTACCGGCGGTATGGGAACTGCCGCAGGACAAATGTCGAGCGGAGGTGCCCCTCCGATACCACCGCCTCAGCCTCCTATGGCGGCGGCAGCTCCGCCCTGTCCACCGACAATGATAAACTTTAACGCACCGGTACCACCACCCCCAATGATGATGAACCAATACGCGCAATCCCCGTCGTCTCAGTCGAATCTACCGAATCAATCTCAAGCGCAGTCGATTTACGGTACTACCCAAGGAAACCAGTACGGAGGTGCGCCAAATAGTAATCAGTACGCGACCGTCGCTGTCGTCGGGCAAAGTCCATGTCAGTATCCCTCCGGAAATCAAAATAACTTCTACAATAACAACGGGCAAATTAGCAATGCGTATCCTAGCGGACAACCAGGACAAGCAAGCCAATACGGTGGCGGTGGAAGTAGTAGTGGTACGGGTGGTACTGGTGGGAATCAGTATGGAAGTAGTAATTCGATTAGTCAGTACGCGAGCAGCGGAACCGCGACGACAGGCCAGTACGGGGTGGGTGTCGCGGTCAACGTTGGCCAGCCGAATCAGTCTCAGTACGGTGTCGTATCTCAGGCACAAGCACAGTATGGTAACAACCAACTACAGGCAGTTTCGGCCGCTACGAATCCTTATGGAACACCGTCGAACTCGGTGAATCAGTACAGCAGCACTGGCACCGGTGCCGGTGGCAGCGCTGGTAATTGCGGAAGTAATGCAGGCAGTGGCAGTACCGGCCCCGGCAGTGGACATCACGTGCCACCGGTTAATCCTAATATTTACGCTCCCATTGTCAGTGCCGGTCCTCAACCTCCTCCTATGATGCCGCTGGCTGGACCTGctcctcctccacctcctccACCGCCTGCCCCAAAAGTCAACGCTACCAATCTTAATCCCCTTTCTGCATCTGGTTCCACTGGATCTGTAAGTTCCGTCGCTACCAGCGAACCATCGCCGGATACCAATTCGTTGGCTGCCGCGATTCAAGCGACTCGTCTTAAAAAGAAGCAGCAG GCATCGCAACAACCGGTGGAGAATAGCGGTTCTAGTACTAGCAGCAGCGGAAGTGCCGGGAACAGCGGGAATTACGGCACCCTAGGAAGGGGCGGAGGTGGTGGAATGGCTTCTATGATGGACGAAATGGCTAAAACTCTAGCTCGTAGACGAGCTGCCGTTGAGAAGAAACAACCCGAACAACCGCAA GAACCTGAAAGTTCACCTGATAAGAAATCATGGGATAAGAACAGTTTgtcgaataataaattctcgAACGGTGCCGAATCACCGAAATCTGTCCGCAAGAGGTTTGGTTCTGCTTCCGAGGATACGCTCCTGAAAGTAAACGGCGTTAACGACGGGGCTGTGCTTACTGTTCAAGAAATGGAGGCGTTTAAAGCGGAGATCATCAAGGAAGTGCGCAAAGAATTCCAAAAGATGAAACAAGAGATTGTAGATG ctGTCAGAGCAGAACTAAGTAGAAGATAA
- the LOC132913175 gene encoding protein enabled isoform X1, translated as MNEVSISSARASVMVYDDVNKKWVPSGSSSGLSKVQLYHHQVNNTFRVVGRKLQDHEIVINCAILKGLKYNQATVTFHQWRDNKQVYGLNFSSKDDADAFARAMLQALDVLSNGSNISRSLAPASATQQQSVFQQQQPTNAQYDEDMGYRTMTREDVAIIQERRMSQQSQATNSPNAISPSCPLASQQQQQPTSQQQQQQQQQQQQQQTPQQSVQQQPQPPAPPQPPQQQQQQQHQAQQQQQQPMQQQSQSGHHRTSSAPPAPQPQQQTVMQSMQVTGGMGTAAGQMSSGGAPPIPPPQPPMAAAAPPCPPTMINFNAPVPPPPMMMNQYAQSPSSQSNLPNQSQAQSIYGTTQGNQYGGAPNSNQYATVAVVGQSPCQYPSGNQNNFYNNNGQISNAYPSGQPGQASQYGGGGSSSGTGGTGGNQYGSSNSISQYASSGTATTGQYGVGVAVNVGQPNQSQYGVVSQAQAQYGNNQLQAVSAATNPYGTPSNSVNQYSSTGTGAGGSAGNCGSNAGSGSTGPGSGHHVPPVNPNIYAPIVSAGPQPPPMMPLAGPAPPPPPPPPAPKVNATNLNPLSASGSTGSVSSVATSEPSPDTNSLAAAIQATRLKKKQQASQQPVENSGSSTSSSGSAGNSGNYGTLGRGGGGGMASMMDEMAKTLARRRAAVEKKQPEQPQEPESSPDKKSWDKNSLSNNKFSNGAESPKSVRKRFGSASEDTLLKVNGVNDGAVLTVQEMEAFKAEIIKEVRKEFQKMKQEIVDAVRAELSRR; from the exons ATGAA CGAAGTGAGCATATCGTCCGCTCGTGCGTcggtaatggtatatgacgacgttaataaaaaatgggTACCGAGTGGCAGTTCTTCAGGACTCTCCAAAGTTCAGTTGTATCATCACCAAGTGAACAATACGTTTCGCGTGGTGGGAAGAAAGTTGCAGGATCACGAGATCGTCATCAACTGCGCGATCCTCAAGGGACTGAAGTACAATCAGGCGACAGTCACGTTTCACCAATGGCGAGATAACAAGCAAGTATACGGTCTGAATTTCTCCAGTAAGGACGACGCCGACGCATTTGCCAGAGCGATGCTGCAAGCGCTCGAT GTGTTGAGCAATGGAAGCAACATATCGAGAAGTCTTGCCCCCGCCTCAGCTACTCAACAGCAATCCGTCTTTCAACAACAGCAACCGACTAATGCTCAATATGACGAAGACATGGGATACAG AACTATGACCAGGGAAGATGTGGCGATCATTCAGGAACGCAGAATGTCTCAGCAAAGCCAAG CAACAAATAGTCCGAACGCGATTTCCCCGAGTTGCCCGCTCGCAtcgcaacaacaacaacaacctACTtcgcaacagcagcagcagcagcaacaacaacaacaacaacagcaaacACCTCAACAATCTGTGCAACAACAACCGCAGCCACCAGCGCCGCCACAACCACCccaacagcaacaacagcagcagcatcAAGcgcaacagcagcaacagcagccaATGCAACAGCAATCGCAATCCGGTCATCACAGAACATCGTCGGCACCGCCAGCTCCTCAACCTCAACAGCAAACTGTTATGCAATCGATGCAAGTTACCGGCGGTATGGGAACTGCCGCAGGACAAATGTCGAGCGGAGGTGCCCCTCCGATACCACCGCCTCAGCCTCCTATGGCGGCGGCAGCTCCGCCCTGTCCACCGACAATGATAAACTTTAACGCACCGGTACCACCACCCCCAATGATGATGAACCAATACGCGCAATCCCCGTCGTCTCAGTCGAATCTACCGAATCAATCTCAAGCGCAGTCGATTTACGGTACTACCCAAGGAAACCAGTACGGAGGTGCGCCAAATAGTAATCAGTACGCGACCGTCGCTGTCGTCGGGCAAAGTCCATGTCAGTATCCCTCCGGAAATCAAAATAACTTCTACAATAACAACGGGCAAATTAGCAATGCGTATCCTAGCGGACAACCAGGACAAGCAAGCCAATACGGTGGCGGTGGAAGTAGTAGTGGTACGGGTGGTACTGGTGGGAATCAGTATGGAAGTAGTAATTCGATTAGTCAGTACGCGAGCAGCGGAACCGCGACGACAGGCCAGTACGGGGTGGGTGTCGCGGTCAACGTTGGCCAGCCGAATCAGTCTCAGTACGGTGTCGTATCTCAGGCACAAGCACAGTATGGTAACAACCAACTACAGGCAGTTTCGGCCGCTACGAATCCTTATGGAACACCGTCGAACTCGGTGAATCAGTACAGCAGCACTGGCACCGGTGCCGGTGGCAGCGCTGGTAATTGCGGAAGTAATGCAGGCAGTGGCAGTACCGGCCCCGGCAGTGGACATCACGTGCCACCGGTTAATCCTAATATTTACGCTCCCATTGTCAGTGCCGGTCCTCAACCTCCTCCTATGATGCCGCTGGCTGGACCTGctcctcctccacctcctccACCGCCTGCCCCAAAAGTCAACGCTACCAATCTTAATCCCCTTTCTGCATCTGGTTCCACTGGATCTGTAAGTTCCGTCGCTACCAGCGAACCATCGCCGGATACCAATTCGTTGGCTGCCGCGATTCAAGCGACTCGTCTTAAAAAGAAGCAGCAG GCATCGCAACAACCGGTGGAGAATAGCGGTTCTAGTACTAGCAGCAGCGGAAGTGCCGGGAACAGCGGGAATTACGGCACCCTAGGAAGGGGCGGAGGTGGTGGAATGGCTTCTATGATGGACGAAATGGCTAAAACTCTAGCTCGTAGACGAGCTGCCGTTGAGAAGAAACAACCCGAACAACCGCAA GAACCTGAAAGTTCACCTGATAAGAAATCATGGGATAAGAACAGTTTgtcgaataataaattctcgAACGGTGCCGAATCACCGAAATCTGTCCGCAAGAGGTTTGGTTCTGCTTCCGAGGATACGCTCCTGAAAGTAAACGGCGTTAACGACGGGGCTGTGCTTACTGTTCAAGAAATGGAGGCGTTTAAAGCGGAGATCATCAAGGAAGTGCGCAAAGAATTCCAAAAGATGAAACAAGAGATTGTAGATG ctGTCAGAGCAGAACTAAGTAGAAGATAA